In Papaver somniferum cultivar HN1 chromosome 1, ASM357369v1, whole genome shotgun sequence, a genomic segment contains:
- the LOC113346871 gene encoding uncharacterized protein LOC113346871, which translates to MGGKKAPGPDGFTSLFYKKSWDTVEEVVIDMTQTCFRTGHLTKVFNTTNIALIPTVPLAELVSQYRPIILCNFIYKILSKTLSNRLKPLMDNIISQNQSAFVPKRCISDNILIANEVVYVVNHHKKKKGIVVIKLDMSKAYDKLEWSFLSKVLLKMALSAYIDNLTSKGLVEGIKEINFDKFGILFSKKLHAPLMNHLSNILDIHNKDLGEKYLVTPISFQASKIQAHMGILQAVDGRITSWLHRLLSQAARTTLVKHGEMLDSKDRKLHLLGWDALCSSRSEGGLGFRKYEFNNLVMLDRNAWKIIENHDCLLGSVLKARYFPMTDFLNAACPADCSWTWRGLHTIKEMIKPFISLIVGDCKFIDPWCDKWIPTLGSVTPNPLVPPDPCVKVSYLIDDATRSCNLEKLITHFDDASVQKIITIPLSQLCTPDRRDWELSKNGSFSSKSAYLGLRGSGRSPSNKLWKCIWKINVPHHIQLFTWKAARNVLPAKIVLQTRMPLHSVTCYVMRDFSSNASFCASIVFDVESAEEAEARAI; encoded by the exons ATGGGTGGTAAAAAAGCTCCTGGACCCGATGGCTTCACAAGCTTGTTCTACAAGAAAAGCTGGGATACTGTTGAAGAAGTTGTTATTGACATGACCCAAACCTGTTTTAGAACTGGTCATTTAACAAAAGTTTTCAATACCACCAACATTGCTTTAATCCCTACGGTCCCTCTGGCTGAATTAGTTTCCCAATATAGACCCATCATCTTATGTAATTTCATCTATAAAATCCTATCTAAAACCTTGTCTAATAGGCTCAAACCTCTGATGGATAACATCATATCTCAGAATCAAAGTGCCTTTGTCCCAAAAAGATGTATATCTGACAATATCTTGATAGCCAATGAGGTTGTCTATGTTGTCAACCATCATAAGAAGAAGAAGGGCATTGTTGTTatcaaacttgatatgtccaaagcTTATGATAAGTTAGAATGGTCGTTTCTTAGTAAAGTTTTACTTAAAATGG CTTTATCTGCTTATATTGATAATTTAACCAGTAAAGGCTTAGTtgaaggaattaaa GAAATCAACTTTGATAAATTTGGTATCTTGTTTAGTAAAAAGTTGCATGCACCTCTTATGAACCATTTGTCTAATATTCTGGATATCCATAACAAAGATCTAGGGGAGAAGTATCTTGTCACCCCTATATCTTTTCAGGCCTCTAAGATCCAGgcccatatgggtattctccaagctgTAGATGGTAGGATTACCTCTTGGCTTCATAGACTGTTATCTCAGGCTGCCAGAACTACTTTGGTTAAGCAT GGAGAGATGCTTGACTCTAAGGATAGAAAACTGCACCTTCTAGGATGGGATGCTTTGTGCTCCTCTAGGTCTGAAGGTGGTCTTGGTTTTAGGAAATATGAATTTAACAACTTGGTTATGTTAGATAGAAATGCGTGGAAAATCATAGAGAACCATGACTGCCTTTTAGGTAGTGTGCTGAAAGCTCGTTATTTTCCTATGACTGACTTTCTTAATGCTGCTTGTCCTGCTGATTGCTCCTGGACTTGGAGAGGCCTTCATACCATTAAAGAGATGATTAAACCCTTTATTTCTTTGATTGTTGGGGATTGTAAATTTATTGATCcctggtgtgataaatggatcccTACTTTAGGTTCTGTCACCCCTAATCCCTTGGTCCCTCCTGACCCTTGTGTTAAAGTTTCTTATTTAATTGATGATGCTACTAGATCCTGTAATTTAGAAAAACTAATTACTcactttgatgatgcttctgttCAAAAGATCatcactattcccttaagccagttatgcactcctgataggagggaTTGGGAGCTTTCAAAGAATGGCAGTTTTTCTTCGAAATCTGCTTACTTGGGATTAAGAGGGTCTGGACGCTCCCCTAGTAATAAACTTTGGAAGTGCATTTGGAAAATTAATGTCCCTCACCATATTCAACTTTTTACTTGGAAAGCTGCAAGAAATGTTCTACCTGCTAAAATTGTTCTTCAAACTAGAATGCCTTTGCACTCTGTTACCT GCTATGTTATGAGGGATTTCTCCAGCAATGCTTCTTTTTGTGCTTCTATTGTCTTTGATGTGGAATCTGCTGAAGAGGCTGAAGCTAGAGCTATCTGA